A window of Ignicoccus hospitalis KIN4/I contains these coding sequences:
- a CDS encoding class II SORL domain-containing protein, whose product MKSFGELIYTPDRAEGEAISKAETHTPKIEAPEKVKADQPFQVRVSVGPHPNEAAHSIRWIELYFYEEGRPFNPVMLGRVAFEPGYAEPDVTFTLKLKKSGVLYAISYCNLHGLWEARKEIKVE is encoded by the coding sequence ATGAAGAGCTTCGGCGAACTCATATACACCCCCGACAGGGCCGAGGGAGAGGCCATATCCAAGGCTGAGACCCATACGCCCAAGATAGAGGCCCCAGAGAAGGTCAAGGCCGACCAACCCTTCCAAGTGAGGGTGTCCGTAGGGCCACACCCCAACGAGGCGGCCCACAGCATACGCTGGATAGAGCTGTACTTCTACGAGGAGGGCAGGCCGTTCAACCCGGTAATGCTGGGAAGGGTGGCCTTCGAGCCGGGCTACGCGGAGCCTGACGTGACCTTCACCTTGAAACTGAAGAAGTCTGGGGTACTCTACGCTATTTCCTACTGTAACCTCCACGGTCTCTGGGAGGCGCGCAAGGAGATAAAGGTAGAGTAA
- a CDS encoding aspartate dehydrogenase — protein sequence MRLCVIGCGNVGRLVAKNRGVLGVSLKFFDRHPERCFEVCKDDCEVSTSFDEFLEGCDLVVEAASPEAVRQYAPQVLRKADMVVLSVGALMDKELYGRLLRIAENYGTSIVVPSGAVAGIDAIKALKNAGIEEVQVITTKNPKALGVNVEEKTVLFEGPASEAVKRFPTNVNVVATVSLAAGKEATVKVVADPSVDKNVHEIRVKSKAGELYVKVTNVPSPDNPKTSLLAALSLIETLKELVKKQRIRIGT from the coding sequence ATGAGGCTGTGCGTGATAGGTTGCGGGAACGTGGGAAGACTCGTGGCGAAGAACCGCGGGGTTCTGGGCGTTAGTCTCAAGTTCTTCGATAGACACCCGGAGAGGTGCTTCGAGGTGTGTAAGGACGACTGTGAAGTTTCCACCAGCTTCGACGAATTCTTGGAGGGTTGCGACTTGGTCGTGGAGGCTGCCTCCCCGGAGGCGGTTAGGCAGTACGCCCCTCAAGTACTGAGGAAGGCCGACATGGTCGTCTTGAGCGTAGGCGCCCTAATGGATAAGGAGCTTTACGGCCGACTGTTGAGGATAGCGGAGAACTATGGTACTTCAATAGTCGTTCCCAGCGGGGCGGTTGCCGGAATAGACGCGATAAAGGCGTTAAAGAACGCCGGGATAGAGGAGGTTCAAGTTATAACTACTAAAAACCCTAAAGCGTTGGGCGTAAACGTCGAGGAGAAGACGGTCCTATTCGAGGGGCCGGCCAGCGAGGCTGTAAAGAGGTTCCCCACCAACGTGAACGTAGTCGCAACAGTCTCACTCGCCGCGGGGAAGGAAGCCACCGTGAAGGTGGTCGCCGACCCCTCAGTAGATAAGAACGTCCACGAGATAAGGGTAAAGTCAAAGGCTGGGGAGCTTTACGTCAAAGTAACAAACGTACCCAGCCCGGACAATCCCAAAACCAGCTTGTTGGCCGCACTATCCCTTATAGAGACCCTCAAGGAACTCGTCAAGAAACAGCGTATAAGAATAGGCACGTAA
- the nadC gene encoding carboxylating nicotinate-nucleotide diphosphorylase, which yields MCIQYTRRLARDLKRWVHEDSPLGDVTTDAVFWSKEDSEKIMDIQARSRVYVVCPSLIEGALGALGLEPEFIAPAGWTQGVVVSVRGLTKELLMFERTLLNFLIHVFSISTEVRRVRELLDSSGFKNVRVAVTRKTVPGMRLWAKLFARAAGADTHRLSLSDMILIKDTHINAYGDLLGAVRAAKENASFTHKIEVEVSSEEEAFEVLPYVDAIMLDNVGPEEAKRIACKLKEAKPSIIVEVSGGINRENVLQYVNECVDVVSMGYLTLSPPLVDLGAEIR from the coding sequence TTGTGCATCCAATACACGCGACGGCTGGCGAGGGACCTCAAGAGGTGGGTTCACGAGGACTCCCCCTTAGGCGACGTCACGACTGACGCAGTCTTCTGGTCGAAGGAAGACTCAGAGAAGATTATGGATATACAAGCCCGCAGTCGAGTGTATGTGGTCTGTCCCTCTTTGATAGAGGGAGCGCTGGGGGCGCTGGGCCTGGAGCCGGAATTCATTGCGCCCGCTGGCTGGACTCAGGGCGTCGTAGTCAGCGTGAGGGGCCTCACCAAAGAGCTCTTAATGTTCGAGCGGACGTTATTGAACTTCCTCATTCACGTCTTCTCGATATCGACTGAGGTGAGGAGGGTAAGGGAGCTCTTGGACTCCTCCGGCTTCAAGAACGTCAGGGTAGCCGTAACCCGGAAGACTGTTCCCGGAATGAGGCTCTGGGCCAAACTCTTCGCTAGGGCCGCGGGGGCCGACACGCACCGGCTGAGCTTGAGCGACATGATACTAATCAAGGACACACACATCAACGCCTACGGTGACTTGTTAGGGGCGGTGAGGGCCGCCAAGGAGAACGCCTCCTTCACCCACAAGATAGAGGTCGAGGTGTCCAGCGAGGAGGAGGCGTTTGAGGTCTTGCCGTATGTCGACGCGATAATGCTCGACAACGTGGGTCCGGAGGAGGCTAAAAGGATAGCTTGTAAATTGAAGGAGGCGAAGCCCTCAATTATAGTGGAGGTAAGCGGGGGAATAAACAGGGAAAACGTCCTTCAGTACGTCAACGAGTGTGTGGACGTGGTGAGTATGGGGTATTTGACGCTCTCGCCCCCTCTCGTCGACTTGGGTGCGGAGATCAGATGA
- a CDS encoding MMPL family transporter, which translates to MKRTALTGLALLALLAISAQLPSPSPTLINMTPTSSQSYEVQRLLGSGRGAKFGGSVVLIELPNVTYDRLPSDFGVRINATLKRVYGAYSTLDYFTLKKKIYNTLDQSMTKYIVANFKYVKYLKDLTEQLDGIGIYVYEATSDAWTVYKELKNVNVTYAQYREFWNSVASEVNDFERSFVAEEERCVAQLPTALYSAERLLNESKAIISAFSIIRKYYTEAYYDLLKGLRELCEGKGNVRDLAVRLGEGEGLKGAVRRLLSQAFLYTVSGWNGPLCNGTQPNTKLVKTVLGYFVSLVPNSLSSYYYYFNLTEGEMRNVALLATALSPNATEGEVYSAVSEVLRGTLALDLKTASLVLKAVEGDERAVGELVVEFLSIEDECLKEAIIRSITTDVPFTVLATACEKEGVSEVLRARGAEGVEAEDVIAGRGMGEDLVRYASIASLAKRLEEHSIPSNFTVSLLFGKARPEEVLRWYLKAKGVLYPNCIYSGVVHSKSFVEAEKRSALCVFKRIASVMERYGFSKSAVDSLIYSIVALGPGLSEEQIRKIVLRTILSEAAALNDPRLELLKSLTNITSVLRLIVWSDTPEEALSNVRSILDNITQSFMLKYVATELLVGRDKKHLIFVLNKDVPEPVTLADFKSYVISPSIISNEIKTATMTDIDTVNKVGALLVLLALVLSVRSLRVALLPVFIIYIVLQYYKIVVALVGQLGVKPSNIDMVIATATILGMGIDYSLYTVANYRRDLIKSMKPVLIAATMASLGFVAFGAVSAFTLPGLSTLGVFVPLAILFTAVVGPLITVVFKDVLGIGPERAKPSVPILTALSIDMPKTTFLVSLILILSSIYVVVSVQPGYDLYLFLPQHSSATRALVVLQNYSSPGVLGPTVVMLHMSADDLSEVAKEVESLSRYFLESGKFDYVFAYTRPLGRFVSEDPEVLELVGGNQYLRDGWCILYLLPSSPPDSGQAVNAVKELRSFLSSWIRGKNFDRVLVGGQSAMNYDIAVTVNEITFNYVIPIMIIVTIATFVTILRRTEMVVAASINSVAALLVAMGVSALLITKILNVTLLWVVIPLVVTVVLSVGSDYSVFYFFGLKEAVESCKILEDGDCASKMNALNYNSSRMYKLILGFATTFSVAYLAFLVSNIWALKEIAIALGLVPIILTLSLFTLVPAFFSLIWKE; encoded by the coding sequence TTGAAAAGGACGGCTCTGACGGGCTTAGCCTTGTTGGCTCTGCTAGCGATCTCCGCTCAGCTCCCCTCCCCCAGCCCTACGTTGATAAATATGACGCCGACCTCCTCGCAGTCCTACGAGGTTCAGAGGCTGTTAGGCTCTGGCAGGGGCGCTAAGTTCGGAGGCTCGGTCGTCCTCATAGAGCTTCCGAACGTCACCTACGACCGGCTGCCCTCGGACTTCGGCGTGAGGATAAACGCTACGTTAAAGAGGGTATATGGTGCCTACTCGACCTTGGACTATTTTACCCTGAAGAAAAAAATCTACAATACCCTAGATCAATCCATGACGAAGTACATAGTCGCTAATTTTAAATACGTTAAATACCTCAAGGACTTGACTGAACAGTTGGACGGAATAGGGATTTACGTCTACGAAGCCACCTCCGACGCTTGGACGGTGTACAAGGAACTGAAGAACGTCAACGTGACCTACGCCCAGTACCGCGAGTTTTGGAATAGCGTAGCGTCCGAGGTTAACGACTTCGAGAGGAGTTTTGTGGCCGAGGAAGAGAGGTGCGTGGCCCAGCTGCCCACGGCCCTCTATTCTGCAGAGAGGCTTTTAAACGAGTCGAAGGCAATAATATCGGCATTCAGTATAATTAGGAAGTACTATACGGAGGCTTATTATGACCTCCTCAAGGGCTTGCGCGAGCTTTGCGAAGGCAAAGGGAACGTCCGGGACTTGGCCGTTAGGTTAGGCGAGGGAGAGGGCCTCAAGGGGGCCGTGAGGAGGCTCCTCTCGCAAGCCTTCCTCTATACTGTAAGCGGCTGGAACGGGCCGTTGTGCAACGGCACGCAACCAAACACAAAATTAGTCAAAACTGTCTTGGGCTATTTCGTCTCCTTGGTCCCAAACAGCTTGTCGAGCTATTACTATTACTTCAACCTCACTGAGGGGGAGATGCGAAACGTCGCCTTGCTTGCTACCGCGTTGTCGCCCAACGCCACTGAAGGAGAAGTCTACAGCGCGGTTTCAGAGGTCTTGAGGGGCACTTTAGCCCTCGACCTCAAGACAGCCTCTTTAGTGCTAAAGGCGGTTGAGGGGGACGAAAGGGCTGTCGGCGAACTGGTCGTAGAGTTCTTGAGCATCGAGGATGAGTGTTTGAAGGAGGCGATAATTCGATCCATTACGACCGACGTCCCCTTTACCGTGTTGGCGACGGCGTGCGAGAAGGAGGGCGTGAGTGAGGTCCTAAGGGCGCGCGGTGCGGAGGGCGTGGAGGCAGAGGACGTAATCGCCGGTCGCGGAATGGGCGAAGATTTGGTGAGGTACGCCTCTATAGCATCTCTCGCAAAGAGGTTAGAAGAGCACTCTATCCCGTCCAACTTCACGGTCTCCCTCCTCTTCGGGAAGGCGAGGCCGGAGGAGGTCCTTAGGTGGTACTTGAAGGCCAAGGGAGTTCTCTACCCTAACTGCATCTACTCCGGCGTGGTTCACTCGAAGAGCTTCGTGGAGGCGGAGAAGAGGTCCGCATTGTGCGTCTTTAAGCGCATAGCCAGTGTGATGGAAAGGTACGGCTTCAGTAAGTCTGCCGTGGATTCCTTGATCTACAGCATAGTGGCTTTGGGGCCCGGCTTAAGCGAAGAACAGATCCGGAAGATAGTGCTTAGGACTATATTGAGCGAGGCGGCGGCGCTGAACGACCCGCGGCTCGAGCTCCTCAAAAGTTTAACTAACATAACGTCTGTGTTGAGGTTGATAGTATGGAGCGACACCCCCGAAGAAGCCTTGAGCAACGTCAGAAGCATTTTAGATAATATAACTCAAAGCTTCATGTTAAAGTACGTTGCCACGGAGCTCCTCGTAGGCAGGGACAAAAAACACTTGATATTTGTACTTAACAAAGACGTCCCCGAGCCTGTTACCTTAGCGGACTTCAAGTCATACGTGATAAGCCCATCGATAATCTCAAACGAAATAAAGACTGCTACGATGACCGACATCGACACGGTGAACAAGGTAGGTGCGCTATTGGTGCTGCTGGCCCTAGTCTTAAGCGTTAGGAGCTTAAGGGTAGCCCTCTTGCCAGTATTTATAATATACATAGTTTTGCAATACTATAAGATCGTAGTCGCGCTAGTGGGACAGCTCGGGGTCAAGCCGTCAAACATCGACATGGTAATTGCAACCGCAACCATACTAGGAATGGGTATAGACTATTCCCTCTACACGGTCGCGAACTACAGGAGGGACTTGATAAAGTCTATGAAGCCAGTCCTCATAGCTGCGACTATGGCCTCGCTGGGCTTCGTGGCGTTCGGAGCCGTCTCCGCCTTTACCCTTCCGGGGCTGTCCACGTTAGGCGTATTCGTTCCCTTAGCAATACTCTTCACCGCCGTAGTAGGGCCGTTGATAACCGTAGTTTTCAAAGACGTGTTGGGGATAGGCCCTGAGAGGGCGAAGCCTTCGGTCCCCATCTTGACCGCCCTATCCATAGATATGCCCAAAACCACGTTCTTAGTCTCTCTAATTCTCATACTATCCTCGATCTACGTCGTAGTCAGCGTGCAGCCCGGATATGACCTTTACTTGTTCTTGCCGCAACACAGCTCGGCGACGAGAGCCCTTGTAGTGTTGCAGAACTACTCGAGCCCCGGAGTCTTGGGCCCAACGGTAGTTATGTTGCACATGAGCGCCGACGACCTAAGCGAGGTAGCTAAGGAGGTCGAGTCCCTTTCGAGATATTTCCTCGAGAGCGGGAAGTTCGACTACGTATTCGCCTACACTCGCCCGTTGGGGCGCTTCGTCTCCGAAGACCCGGAGGTACTCGAGCTCGTAGGGGGCAACCAATACTTGAGGGACGGGTGGTGTATACTCTACTTGCTCCCCAGCTCGCCGCCCGACTCCGGCCAAGCGGTAAACGCCGTGAAGGAGTTGAGGTCCTTCTTGAGCTCGTGGATACGTGGCAAGAACTTCGACCGCGTGTTGGTCGGAGGACAGAGCGCTATGAACTACGACATAGCAGTCACGGTAAACGAGATCACGTTTAACTATGTAATACCTATAATGATAATAGTCACAATAGCGACGTTTGTGACAATCTTGAGGAGGACTGAGATGGTGGTAGCGGCTTCCATAAACTCCGTAGCCGCTTTACTAGTGGCCATGGGCGTTTCTGCGCTGCTGATAACAAAGATCTTAAACGTGACCTTGCTGTGGGTAGTAATACCGTTGGTAGTGACCGTGGTCCTCAGCGTCGGTAGCGACTACTCGGTGTTCTACTTCTTCGGTCTCAAAGAAGCTGTTGAAAGTTGCAAAATCCTTGAGGACGGGGACTGTGCGTCCAAGATGAACGCGCTTAACTATAACTCCTCGAGGATGTACAAGCTAATATTGGGCTTCGCGACCACGTTCAGCGTGGCGTACCTAGCGTTCTTAGTGTCGAACATATGGGCTCTTAAAGAAATAGCCATCGCATTGGGTCTTGTTCCAATAATACTGACATTATCCCTATTCACGTTAGTTCCTGCGTTCTTCTCGTTAATATGGAAGGAATAG
- a CDS encoding GTP cyclohydrolase IIa, which yields MHKVASVVLEGYREWTESLGDDREWKIQLKQAEIDMVATRAAKDVGAFYIPTRKDVLFFVLNGVEDPAPIFEEVSKVSPVPISVVVGCGRTPLAALNSRETCKVTSNIAAIHIDINFFRTRDKYLGFVESVDLLDDILKIGIGYGSIGTYLGGDNIVMFSDPSAAGELARLISSFYDVKVGVGIDKTPRGALELAARALRLLREDRTSKVIILK from the coding sequence GGCTACAGGGAATGGACCGAAAGCTTGGGGGACGATCGCGAGTGGAAGATTCAGCTCAAACAGGCGGAAATCGACATGGTTGCGACGAGAGCCGCGAAGGACGTGGGCGCATTCTACATACCAACTAGAAAAGATGTGCTCTTCTTCGTGCTCAACGGGGTGGAGGACCCCGCGCCCATCTTCGAAGAGGTATCCAAAGTAAGCCCAGTACCCATTTCGGTCGTTGTCGGTTGCGGGAGAACTCCCTTGGCCGCTTTGAACTCTCGCGAGACGTGCAAGGTCACGAGCAACATAGCTGCTATACACATTGATATAAACTTTTTCAGAACTAGAGACAAGTACTTAGGCTTCGTGGAGTCGGTAGACTTATTGGACGACATACTCAAAATAGGGATAGGCTACGGTTCTATAGGTACGTACTTGGGAGGGGACAACATAGTGATGTTCTCGGACCCCTCGGCGGCGGGAGAGCTCGCGCGCTTGATCTCCTCGTTCTACGACGTGAAGGTGGGCGTTGGAATAGATAAGACCCCAAGAGGGGCCTTGGAGCTAGCCGCGAGGGCGTTAAGACTCCTCCGGGAGGACCGGACTTCTAAAGTCATAATATTAAAGTGA